A genome region from Panicum virgatum strain AP13 chromosome 4K, P.virgatum_v5, whole genome shotgun sequence includes the following:
- the LOC120705095 gene encoding BURP domain-containing protein 10-like, which translates to MGSKINLYIDRAAALHNAFLHRDVANSISMSTENFTNIATMSSPVSVSMARDMWSTLSSCEHPREVVGEQKACATSLESMHKFVASALGTSSIHAFSTSLDVPEEGIASPSDIYKVAAVRALTAHGATKEPSNTVTCHNMSFPFVLFYCHAVNPTRIYEVTLKKVKNGVVPAVKRRSPVVRALAVCHLNTSGFDPTLNYWVKLGLKPGQASVCHFLTRGDVLWTPTLVA; encoded by the coding sequence ATGGGGTCCAAGAtcaacctctacatcgaccggGCAGCCGCCTTGCACAACGCTTTCCTTCATCGTGATGTCGCCAATTCAATCTCGATGTCCACAGAGAACTTTACTAACATCGCCACCATGTCCTCGCCAGTGTCTGTCTCCATGGCCCGTGATATGTGGTCCACGCTAAGCTCGTGTGAGCACCCCCGCGAGGTGGTGGGTGAGCAAAAGGCATGCGCTACATCCTTGGAGTCCATGCACAAGTTCGTAGCGTCGGCACTAGGAACAAGCAGCATCCATGCCTTCTCCACATCCCTTGATGTGCCAGAGGAGGGCATTGCCTCACCGTCGGACATTTACAAGGTGGCGGCAGTGCGTGCTCTAACCGCCCATGGAGCTACCAAGGAACCATCCAACACCGTGACATGCCACAACATGAGCTTCCCATTCGTGTTGTTCTATTGTCATGCCGTCAACCCGACAAGGATCTATGAGGTCACGTTGAAGAAGGTTAAGAATGGTGTTGTCCCTGCTGTGAAGAGAAGGTCGCCGGTGGTCCGGGCACTAGCAGTATGCCACTTGAACACTTCGGGGTTTGACCCCACATTGAATTACTGGGTGAAGCTTGGTCTCAAGCCAGGGCAAGCCTCGGTGTGTCACTTCCTTACAAGGGGTGATGTCCTCTGGACACCTACGTTAGTTGCTTGA
- the LOC120703329 gene encoding very-long-chain 3-oxoacyl-CoA reductase 1-like, which translates to MTGTAPAAWFIFFLLVFVGGVSAAAFSFRLLVYLALCLSRPKDLRRRYGAWALVTGPTSGIGRSVALELARRGLNLVLLDLDAANLQETFDVITSRHGVKTRTVVFDLSLVGTPQGDESMRRLRAAIEGLDVGVLVNNAGVGRPAVAYLHEADVEAWVRMVRVNLWALTEVTAAVLPGMVERGRGAVLNMGSASSEAIPSFPLNTIYAATKRYVSKFSRSLYVEYRSKGIDVQCQAPFFVATRLVPSAVLDNWLSPFVPTPDAYARAAVRWIGHAPLCTPAVGHQLLWCLAGVLPDAAHDWLRLREHLRFRALFQRERAAMASAADRGRERKRRTPKNEFFLVWLITLSENPHMPSVKIFAECRISNTRQNYYLPSAKKYALGEQLALGGLSLCRVPARWHSAKTHFAECQSVDTRQRASRAPHPPADDRYGGGCFCLPSAYMRTLGKQIFAECPTVDTRQTLSRAPHTPALQGRYAVATNVPIFPRPLPLCFAECQIGALGKHIVMPSVMEQALGIY; encoded by the exons ATGACAGGAACGGCACCGGCGGCGTggttcatcttcttcttgctgGTTTTCGTCGGCGGCGTCTCCGCCGCGGCGTTCTCGTTCCGCCTCCTCGTCTACCTCGCGCTCTGCCTGAGCCGGCCAAAGGACCTGCGCCGCCGGTACGGCGCGTGGGCCTTGGTCACCGGCCCGACGTCCGGCATCGGCCGGTCCGTGGCGCTGGAGCTCGCGCGCCGCGGCCTCAacctcgtcctcctcgacctCGACGCCGCCAACCTCCAGGAGACCTTCGACGTAATCACGTCTCGCCACGGCGTGAAGACGAGGACCGTGGTGTTCGACCTCTCGCTCGTCGGCACCCCTCAAG GCGACGAGTCGATGCGGCGGCTCCGGGCGGCGATCGAGGGCCTGGACGTCGGCGTGCTGGTGAACAACGCCGGTGTGGGGAGGCCGGCGGTGGCGTACCTGCACGAGGCCGACGTGGAGGCGTGGGTGAGGATGGTACGGGTGAACCTGTGGGCGCTGACGGAGGTCACGGCCGCCGTCCTGCCGGGGATGGTGGAGCGCGGCCGGGGCGCCGTACTGAACATGGGCTCGGCGTCGTCGGAGGCCATCCCCTCCTTCCCACTCAACACCATCTACGCCGCCACTAAACG GTACGTTTCTAAGTTCTCGAGGAGCCTTTACGTCGAGTATAGAAGCAAAGGGATTGATGTGCAGTGCCAG GCCCCGTTCTTCGTGGCGACCAGGCTGGTGCCCAGCGCCGTGCTGGACAACTGGCTCTCGCCGTTCGTCCCCACGCCGGACGCCTATGCCCGCGCGGCGGTGCGCTGGATCGGGCACGCCCCGCTCTGCACCCCCGCCGTCGGCCACCAGCTCCTGTGGTGcctcgccggcgtcctgccgGACGCCGCGCACGACTGGCTCCGCCTGCGCGAGCACCTGCGGTTCAGAGCGCTGTTCCAGAGAGAGAGGGCGGCGATGGCGTCGGCAGCTGATCGGGGCCGGGAGAGAAAACGACGCACgccaaaaaatgagttttttTTAGTTTGGCTAATAACACTATCGGAAAACCCACATATGCCGAGTGTCaagatctttgccgagtgcagaaTCTCGAACACTCGGCAAAACtactatttgccgagtgccaaaaaaTATGCACTCGGCGAACAACTGGCACTCGGCGGCCtatctctttgccgagtgccagccagatggcactcagcaaagacacactttgccgagtgccagtcagttgacactcggcaaagagcgtCACGTGCACCGCACCCACCCGCAGACGACCGTTACGGTGGGGGATGcttttgtttgccgagtgcctacatgcggacactcggcaaacaaatctttgccgagtgccccacagtcgacactcggcaaacactgtCACGTGCACCGCACACGCCAGCTCTCCAAGGCCGTTACGCTGTTGCCACGAACGTTCCCATTTTTCCACGGCCGTTACCATTatgcttcgccgagtgccaaattggggcactcggcaaacatatTGTAATGCCGAGTGTAATGGAACAGGCACTCGGCATTTactaa